The window GTTCGGCACCTGCGACGGTGCGGGGGTTGTCGCTCCGGTTTGGCATGGCAGAGGATATTACTGGGCGGGGCATGGAATGTCGAATATCCTGCGCGTTCTGAAGGTAGCGGCTGTGCGAGGGGGCGCTGGGGTTGGCCCTCAGGTTCAGGTTTGTGTTTGGGTTCAGTGTGTGGATGGAGTTGCCTGAGCTGGCCATGGGAGATTGGCGATCCTGCAGGCGGCCCAAGGCGGCTCTGAGGTTAACACTCAGGTTCCGGTCTCGCCTGTAGGAGTTGACTGAGCAGGGTATGAAGTATCGGGGATCCTGCGGGTAGTGAAGGTAGCTGCCAGGcaaggcggcgctagggtttgcatTTAGATCTGGAATGGGGAAGGAGATGGCTGGCCGGTGCATGGGGAAGGAGATGGCTGGGTGGGGCATAGGGGGATGAAAATCCTGCGTGTAGTGGAGGTAGGGGCCGCCGTGAAAGGGAGAGATGACCGAGGGGTGGTGGAGGTAGGGGCCGCCGTGAAAGGGAGAGATGACCGAGGGGTGGGAGTAAGGGCCgaacggaggcggcgggccggcggcggcaggGAACATGGGCGCAGCGGTAGGAGGCGAACCGAAGAGAATACCCATGTCGAAGGGAGGATCAGGGTTGTTAGTGTTCGGATTAGGGTTAAGGTTTCTGGCTGGAGGCGCCATGGGAAGCGGCGGCGGAGTAGATCTGGAGAAGAGGGGAAGAGGAGGAAAGTTGGAGGTGGGATGAACCGGAAATGGAGGTCAATAACTCAATATAtaggcggtggttgtcttgttgctgtTGTGCCCCGCAATTTTACTTTATTTGCGCCGCGCAATTTCACTTCAATTGTGCCCCGCAATTTCACTTTATTTTGACTTAAGCCTCTCAGTTCCAAACAAGTCGCGGTAGGCTAgagttgaaacccataagatctcgaaaCCAAGTCATGGTTCTGCCACGTGGATAGCAAACTTCCACGCACCCATgcccatggctagttctttggtgataatgCTGCTAAATATTGCTATTTTAAATTAATTCCAAAAACACCCAGTACAATATGCAGACTTGATAGATGTACATCACTCCATTCCACGCATTTCAACAAGAGAACAAGGTTGTAGTGTGTGTTACTAAGATGCTGCGAAATAGATAACCTATTacttcaaataagcaagggataaaTCATCATGTTCTCCAAAGTAGTATATTCTTGAGAGAGAATTTACGGCATGTCGTAAGCCGTTCTAACACAGGTACGAAAAAACGCTAACTATCACAGAACCACGAGCATACCACACATGTGATATTTCAGAATAGGCATATACCTCAGTTTCTAGTTTAGTTCTACATTTGATCCAAGGATTTTCCTTCACCAAAATAGTGAAGGTTGGATTAACTAAGGGGCTGCTTGGTTCCcagccacactttgccacatatcAAGTTAGgcgagtttgaccaagttaggtgggtgtttggttctagccacacctaaggcaagattCTTTTTGTTCAAAATAAGTCCACAtgtcatacacacaaaaagtgtggcaatccAAAGTGAGGCTAAGAATTTGAGCACCTAGGCTAAATTTGAGCACCTAAGCTAAGGCAATTAGTTACCAACCAAACATGCCCTACGTTAACAGCAGACCTTCCTCTGCAGagcaggaaaaaaaaagagaatgcATCAAGATGCTCAAGCATGGAATTTAAATATACAGACCAAGCTTATGTGCTTAACTGCACCAAAATCAACAAAAAATCTTCCAAGGAACGCATGCAAGACATATCCACGGATATTCGCTCTCTTGTTGAAGGGAAGGACCATTCGTTAGACTAAAACCCTTAGGAATCGCTAAATTTAGCCATGCACTTGTGCATAAACACAAATGATCCATTTAGTGTTACCTTATTCACAGGCAAACAGACCCAAAACCTATTAGGCTGCTAGTGATTCCACAATGCCCAGCAACGTTTAATGCATCACCATTTTGAGCAAGCTGTGTCACAATCAACTCAATTATCTACTTTTCCATCTTTCCTTGAGACACCAAATTATAATAACCCACCCACACCACATATGAGTGTGACACAACCAGTAGGAAAGTTGTTAAGATTAATTTGGTAACAAATATTAGCCAGATGTATTTCTACAAGCGCACATAAACAGATAATCCAATCCAATTCTAGGATCCAAAGGGCATTGTCAGGAAAAAGTTTCTTAAGGACTGGAACCCTTCTCAAAAGTCCTACAGTCGAAAGAGGCCGTGAACAAACAGCTCTGTTTTGTCGTGGATATATCACACCCATAACAAAATCCGACCAAAACCACCTAATAAACAACCAAATCATAAGCCCTCGCACCCATCAAATTGGATCTAAACCATCTCCAATAGCCAAAATTCATGTCCTTTCGATGCCCACCCGCCAGGGCACCAGTACCGTGACAACAAAACCCTCGGCGCTCTGTAAACCCTAATCCCTGGCCATTCGCATCGTTTCCTACTCGATAGACGCGAAGATCCCGACACCCACCGGGTTTTATCCGGTGAATGTCGCGTTCGTCAAGGGTTGAGACGACATCGACGCAAAAAAAAATACGGGGAAAGGGGGGGATAAAACGGAAGGGGGCTGAACGGGGATCACCTGACTTGGACGGAGGGTAGGACCCTTTCCCTCCCCTGTTCGCCATTGCGGAGGAGAAGGCGGTGGTGATCAGGAGGCGCCTGCCGGAGTCGGCCGCGTCGCTCTCCGCACCGACGCCGCACGCGCCCCGCTGCTCACTGCTCGCTGTCGCTGGCGAGGAGACGGAGAGTGAGAGTGCGGCCTGCCTCTGCCCGGATGTATTGACGGATTTATAAAGTTGGGCTGgggagtttttcttttttttttaggcAAAGTTGGGCtggggagtgagagagagaggctcCGCAGTCGGGCTCTGGGCTCGGGTGGACTATGGGCCCATGAGTCAATGTTCTGCAGTCGACGAGGGCCAATTTCAACAAAATACAATTGTCTGCCCTCAAAAAAAAATACAATTGTCTAAGAAAAAAATGCAACCATGCTCGGATACATGATGATGCAAGCGCCACCGACTGGTGCCCAACCGGAGGATCCGCAGTGCCTCGTTGAAGACCCATTCCCTCCTCCACTCCCTCTTATAAGCTCACATGTGCGGTAATTTTCAACAAATTGCTCCGTCAAAACCACACAAAAAAACACCATGACAAGAAGGAAAAAAAGATGTGTGCATACGGGCCATGGACTTGCCGGAAGCTGGGGGCGCGCCGAAGTCAGAGCAGGAGTGCGACTTGGGGATGCGTGATCGGTCGCCGGCTTAGGGGATCTCTCTTATTGAAGCAGTCTAGGGAGAAGAAGAGAGAGCATGAGAGTATCTACAATCACAGGTATCAAAAATATATATGCGGCTATGCGTGTCCGTGGACAGTGACTGATCAGCATGCAAAAATTCGATTTCACAACTTGATACCTCATTTTTAAATTATCAAATCCATACAATTACATGCCACGTAAAATTAATCTACATTTTCACCGGTAACCATCATTGTTGTTCCGACCGTGTCCATGTACAGCGGCCGACTTAACCCATCGAAGTGAAGGCATAGTTGCCGGCGAGGTAATGTAGGACATGTGACACGGACCGGCTCACGGGACTCGAGGCGCCTtcatctcccatgccctactcttcctcgtcggagtccACAACCTGTTCGTTGCAACTGGGCATGAGGGCGATGATGGATGTGGCGAGTGGTCGGGCCAGATGGCATGCGGCTCCGCCTTCGCTGCCTGGGCAGCGAGAGCTTCCGTAGCCATCCGCTCTTGGTGCCTTGCACCTCGCGTCTGCAGCGTGCTTGCCATACACCATGTCGACGTTGACCTCCGGCTCGGAGCCCACCCCCGTGGGGACGACGCGCCACCGAATGGGTTGCGCTGCCATCCCGGGGTTCAGCTGCCAGACGGCCTGCACTGCATTCGGCAAGGCAGGGGTACAACGCCTCCCACCATGAGCGTCGGGCAGATCCAGTCGCATTCACGCGGAAACAATGGGTTCCTAGCGATACGAGTCCGTCCGCGATCGGGCGAACTCCTCCCGGGAGCGATGGAGAGCCACACGGACCGCCATCTCCTTCTCGGGACTGTAAGGGACAAGGTCCCAGTCGACCATCCAGACATCCCAGAGTTAGATTCGCTGCATGCCACGCTAGAAACGAATGGATTTCGACGAAGGAGAGCTTGGGGGAGAGGGGAGTGAAGTGGAGTATGGCTAGGGTTTCTTCCAGACTGCGGATATGGTTGAATATATGTGGGTCGGGTGGGCCATTGTAGGCCGGATCCAACGTGGCAGGCGCGTCCTAGCACATCCGGGCGTCCCTATCTCCACCCCACATATGAATATGGCGGCTGTCGGTCAGCTCGGACGTTTTGATTGCGCTTTAAGGCGTCAGGTTGGGTAGCAATTCTATGCCCAAACAGTGACCGAGCAGGCCATCTCAgcgtctaagagcatctccagccgcgcccccaacaggccctccccaggcgattttttagCGCCGGCGGGCGAAAATcggtccagtcgcgcccccaggagtccGTTTTTCGCCGGGTTGGACCGAAATAACAGCAGGCGCACCCGAGCCGAACCCGACGCGCTGGGGGCACCGGCACAAGCAAAAAGGGGCGTGGGGCCGCTCAGTCGGCGATAggagggccttttcccgccgtttctttCCGCTCCCCCGACTTCCCTCTCATTCtctccattcctcccgccaatctcctcctcctcccctcccagccggccgccatgCACCGAAGAAGTACGTGGTCCCCCCGCGCCGCGACGGGTGCGACCGCCgccgtcgcccagccgaagcagaggaagccgaggacaCCGTCGTCCAAGCCCCCGGGCATGTCCAAACGCCGACTGGAGGGCAGAAGTTCAGCGTCGGGAGGCTATCACCACCGACCGGTGGAACTGGGCCAACgccaagaaggcgcaggacagcgtgGCGCGGCTCGCGGCTgcgacggcggcgatggagcaGGCGGAGCGCTCGGCCGAACAAGCCGAGGCGGCCCGcgtggggatgatgaatccacccggcggCCACGCCCCATACGCGCCCTGGAGCCAGCCAAGCGTCGGTTCTCCGACCGGCTTCTCGTCGTCGCCGCAACCTTGGGGCTGCACGCCGTCGGCGGGCTACGCCGACGGTGACGCGCACGAcgggttcaaccccaacatcaccttcccccatggtcACCCGGCCCAGCggacgccctcgcccgccttcgccggcgtgcagtaccctcctacACCTACTCCCCGCCGGCCTACGCATCCTCCCCGATGCCCCCTCTCCGTCGTGGCGCGCTGCCCTTCTCCCAAGCCTCCACATCGCATCTCGGCGACCgaagccgacatggacgacatcatcacggccagctcggccgccgccgcctcgtccccCGGGTTTACCCAGGACGACACAATGGACCtcaacggcgacatggacggcgagctcgactacgacgaggaggagccggagccggaggaggaggaggaggagtcgacgCCTGCCTCGGCAAGGAAAcgaaagaagaagaagggggcggcCAGGACCGGCAAGCCGCGCATCAAGTGAGCGTCCAAGGAGGATGAGTGCCTCGCCGAAgcgtggaaagtcgtctgcctcgcccgatcaccggcacgaaccagagcatCGACACGTATTGTGACCGCATCAAgaccgagttcgacgagcgcaagctcgtcgacccctacttcaaaggcgtgtaCATGCGGCGCGGGGCGAAGgcaatggcgaaccattgggggctcatccaatcggtgtgcaacaaatggcatggtatCATCGAGGAGATCGCGGCTCGCCCGAAGAGGGACACCAGCATCGAGGATTAGGTATGGCACGCCGGCCCCTCCCTTCTCTTTTCACCGGGTGCGCGCCACTCACTGATTGTTCCTCGGCGCAGCTGGTGCGGATGTTCGCCATGTTTCGGCAGGACAGCAGCGACCAAGATTTCAAGTACGTCCACGTCTTCAAGCGGATCGAGAAGTGCGAGAAGTGGGTGGATGTCCggcgcaccctcgccaaggccaaggagacctacaagctgGATGCGCCGACGCCGGGCGCGGGCAACGGACGCCCCGAAGGCAACAAAGGGGCCAAAAAGGGGAAACACGCTGACTCGacaaccgcgcgagtgcaggaatccattgagcattgcctcgccgacgcacaGGCCCGGGCCGCCctgcgtgaagagaagaccgaggcacggtggtcggcgttgatgacgaacaacgccgtcaagctcgacctactcTGGATCAACgttgccgcgaagaagaggaacaccgacctggctttctAGACATCACGGTATCTTCAACGGCAACCCGCAAAAATCATTTCGCATCCGTCCGCGAACACGGATGCGGGAGGACGCCATCCAACGCTAGCCGGATACGTTTTCACAATAACTCaaactaaccggatgaaattcgaTCAAAGACGGCCAGACTTCATAtaaatgacggatttcattacattttacTATAAATTCGATCAAACACGGCTCACGGGACTCGAGGCATCGCCATCttccatgccctactcttcctcgttgAAGTGTGCGGCCTGTCCGTTGCCAGTGGACGAGAGGTCTATAATGGACGTGACAGGTGGGCGGGCCCTGCAGCGTGCGCGCGCCCATCCACGCTTGGTGCCTTGCACAGTGCGCACCATTTAATTAGCCTAGGACATCATATTCCTACGTTATTTTAGCGGGACTCACTCTCTTTTTCTCacgccatcatcctcatcctctgCTTATTGATTCCAAACTGACTTATTGGGTTGGTCGATGACAGGTAACTCCAAGACGTATATAAATTGGTGTTTTTGGTTCTAAGCCGGCGAGATAGTACTATTTAGTGATAATAGAAAGAACCAACTTATTGAGTTGGTGATTTTTCAGGCCCGGCAGAGGCCCAACGAAGCATGTGTTACGTAATTGCAATCGGCTTACTCACATAGGTTACAAAGAAACACTCATTTATTTTTCCTTGCAGCCCaatcgaaagaaaaaaaaagatgcaGAGTAGGCCCCTTTGGCCGACGTAGGGGACTGACTCCCTACGGCC is drawn from Triticum dicoccoides isolate Atlit2015 ecotype Zavitan chromosome 6B, WEW_v2.0, whole genome shotgun sequence and contains these coding sequences:
- the LOC119322854 gene encoding pollen-specific leucine-rich repeat extensin-like protein 1 isoform X1 codes for the protein MAPPARNLNPNPNTNNPDPPFDMGILFGSPPTAAPMFPAAAGPPPPFGPYSHPSVISPFHGGPYLHHPSVISPFHGGPYLHYTQDFHPPMPHPAISFPMHRPAISFPIPDLNANPSAALPGSYLHYPQDPRYFIPCSVNSYRRDRNLSVNLRAALGRLQDRQSPMASSGNSIHTLNPNTNLNLRANPSAPSHSRYLQNAQDIRHSMPRPVISSAMPNRSDNPRTVAGAEPEQNKGAPNGRQNNSNDVIHLSDSDSDSDSDDFFEEEAPPTHSKSNGKASSDSLKTGGKASSFSNGEGSKGGKAFSAGKGGKGSASNAKPAMSDAELKLQLDMPPNSILLSNCEAAEMLQKNQGHMAILSEDPTIKIPESFDKAFQYAKEGNHFTSAKLVKEILEPLKDYGVNDGEICMIANIGPETIEEVYALIPSLKATRSINEGKIVEALAALANIKASK